The proteins below come from a single Vanessa cardui chromosome 7, ilVanCard2.1, whole genome shotgun sequence genomic window:
- the LOC124530785 gene encoding uncharacterized protein LOC124530785 isoform X6 yields MLPMVQAEPVLFNCAAHSADGASPTATLPPSLTPDSEVEGLADFFYDIDVAVVNTFSRIESCDLQLGDTWRGMQGKMSVTTPGKKIRKKSSDNKSQSQQNKCDNEKRRRELENEVINQLEELLGTCLAEVKQPDKNGIVQKATRQIEDVLQRRRNCPGDCPQRIVQSLSPVQAGEVSSTQQQPPPSGFQYSELSTLIEAIKHYTGVLGLILMEINSKGEIECVTENIKDLVLAERTELYKKSIFSLLHADDHAKLKPLLRNIQNFSWGSGDSDKFQYIHARLLLKDSNVADGSRFVDTVIHAAPVRSSSTEEAGSVMCVIRRCESAAISNDGGPTIVFRLDCNFNILSCDLSGVENCINSPISLVGVRYLDLVESSDRARVSTHLQEVVGRAGLLVVSEPYRLRIGTDGPRIRVSAQARLFPTVGEPDFIMSTNTVLGDEDVDIHDAGTSRPSLGGPLMTSVANGETSASEPRYRSPMSPGEHQFTINDFDLETWPSSFPMGEMSGEEAKERKESGENNPAAHASPVEAPVEAPAAVHEEPNRLRILLSKKSVLKDLLNQEDDEATSSETSAPHTPHTPHTPHTPHTPHTPLTPASALSPLHSAQAHARPPPHMGQHQPPPHNTHQPTHHNNQLRKILNDKSDEDGEEGRRNSTDSSRGSSQSSALLSQLLSNNNGPSSNGRSQESDMYMDRIAGMKRKFEESKASTSTAKRATPENQQVSSSAAGASGGSGAPTSTASSSANSPATSTGPGMSPLCQKNQILVSLLARQQTTPPTPLPLPNPILRPYPPRARAPPALAHAHQHQHPLHMAQARHPHHTISNILTANIRGNNVNGGAGPVSSASSVECSNMQGIQTSQGGPVGQAGQSHLQMVLQGGARAGYQPAPPHYPYNNQAQSAGMRPQSGTSGDSEVPNDKTLSDILDEVIENMPYNDRSAPDVNVLMDLESNRQIRSDYAGVKEKNDVINAITQSLMQFETATKSPVSSSPSVQASAYPAQSQYTGAPLSVCREQGSCTMSGGAGALYGLVARSDADSVRARAVVEQQRTRLLQMQRSQQMLVSPEAAEQPQADLGSTINALVSATPPNVALKRTDFHNIYHHTNQMGPNYGANKMPSSQQNPMLSRQLGAGGAGGAGGAGAYAAALHTPVAPQPYLRAPRPHHGVGGVGGVSAGGGVGGVGGVGGAAGGGTSEYVRNELRAVVGARSARPDLHALHAPELDPLLTFDMPAPGGGGVVGGRASSASANSWESQQSIPSTTEGSAEAAGGDEAPTGSAKASLLQKLLSQ; encoded by the exons ATGTTGCCCATGGTGCAGGCGGAACCTGTGCTCTTCAACTGCGCGGCTCACTCGGCCGATGGAGCCTCACCGACGGCCACTCTGCCTCCCTCGCTTACACCGGATTCTGAGGTTGAGGGACtcgcagattttttttatgatatagatgtGGCTGTCGTTAATACGTTTTCAAG AATTGAGTCCTGTGACCTCCAACTGGGAGACACATGGAGGGGGATGCAGGGCAAGATGAGCGTGACCACGCCGGGTAAGAAGATAAGAAAAAAGTCATCAGACAATAAGTCACAATCTCAACA aaacaaGTGTGACAACGAGAAGCGACGGAGAGAGTTGGAAAACGAAGTAATAAATCAACTAGAGGAACTTCTGGGGACTTGTCTTGCTGAAGTAAAGCAACCAGACAAAAACGGCATCGTCCAGAAAGCAACGAGGCAGATCGAGGACGTATTGCAGCGGCGCCGGAACTGCCCTGGCGACTGCCCCCAGCGCATCGTTCAAAGCTTGTCACCTGTGCAAGCTGGTGAAGTTAGTTCCACCCAGCAGCAACCGCCCCCTAGTGGCTTTCAGTATTCCGAGCTGAGCACTCTAATCGAG GCGATAAAGCATTATACCGGCGTCCTGGGTTTAATATTAATGGAAATTAACTCGAAAGGCGAAATTGAGTGTGTGactgaaaatataaaagacCTCGTTCTTGCGGAAAGGACCGAGTtatataagaaatcaatattcTCGCTTTTGCATGCTGACGATCATGCAAAACTAAAACCATTGCTGAGAAATATCCAAAACTTTTCCTGGGGATCGGGCGATTCTGATAAATTCCAATATATCCATGCCCGCCTGCTTTTAAAAGATTCAAATGTTGCCGATGGTTCCAG GTTTGTGGATACTGTGATCCACGCTGCGCCAGTACGCAGCTCGTCCACGGAGGAGGCCGGCTCCGTCATGTGCGTCATTCGGCGCTGTGAGTCGGCCGCTATCTCCAACGACGGCGGACCCACCATCGTTTTCAGATTGGATTGTAACTTTAATATCTTAT CTTGTGATTTGTCCGGAGTGGAAAACTGTATAAATTCTCCTATTTCTCTTGTGGGAGTTCGTTACCTCGATCTCGTTGAGAGTAGTGATCGCGCACGCGTATCGACACATCTTCAGGAAGTAGTAGGTCGGGCCGGTTTGCTCGTGGTGAGCGAACCCTACCGACTACGTATCGGGACCGACGGTCCTCGTATCCGAGTAAGCGCACAGGCTAGACTCTTCCCGACGGTCGGCGAGCCAGACTTCATAATGTCTACGAATACCGTACTCGGCGATGAGGACGTCGATATTCACGACGCGGGAACGTCCCGCCCATCGCTCGGCGGTCCTCTCATGACTTCAGTCGCCAATGGTGAGACATCAGCCTCTGAGCCACGCTATCGCTCCCCTATGAGCCCTGGTGAACATCAATTCACCATCAACGACTTCGACCTCGAAACTTGGCCATCATCTTTTCCGATGGGAGAGATGTCAGGCGAGGAGGCCAAAGAACGGAAGGAAAGCGGCGAAAACAATCCCGCTGCGCATGCGTCGCCAGTCGAAGCGCCAGTCGAAGCGCCGGCGGCCGTACACGAGGAACCAAATCGCCTTCGTATTTTGCTTAGCAAGAAGAGCGTGCTCAAAGATTTACTAAACCAAGAAGACGACGAGGCGACGAGTAGCGAGACCTCGGCCCCGCACACCCCGCACACGCCGCACACGCCGCACACCCCGCACACGCCGCACACGCCGCTCACGCCGGCTTCGGCCTTGTCGCCGCTGCACTCGGCGCAGGCGCACGCGCGGCCGCCGCCGCACATGGGCCAGCACCAGCCGCCGCCCCACAACACCCACCAGCCAACACACCATAACAATCAATTACGCAAG attttaaatgacaaGTCCGACGAGGATGGAGAGGAAGGCAGAAGAAATTCGACGGACAGTTCGCGTGGATCTTCGCAGTCCAGCGCCTTGCTCTCGCAGCTGCTTTCAAATAATAACGGTCCGTCGAGCAACGGACGCTCTCAAGAAAGCGATATGTACATGGACCGAATAGCCGGCATGAAGCGAAAGTTTGAAGAGTCCAAAGCCTCTACGAGCACTGCTAAGAGAGCTACGCCTGAAAATCAACAG GTGTCGTCGAGTGCTGCGGGAGCGAGCGGCGGGTCCGGAGCGCCGACGTCGACGGCGTCGTCGAGTGCCAACAGTCCGGCAACCAGCACGGGCCCCGGCATGAGCCCGCTGTGCCAGAAGAACCAAATCCTCGTGTCGCTGCTGGCGCGGCAGCAGACCACGCCGCCGACGCCGCTGCCGCTGCCCAACCCCATCCTGCGGCCGTACCCCCCGCGCGCGCGCGCCCCGCCCGCGCTCGCCCACGCGCACCAGCACCAGCACCCGCTCCACATGGCGCAGGCTCGCCACCCGCATCACACTATTTCCAATATTCTCACCGCTAA CATTCGTGGAAACAATGTGAATGGAGGCGCGGGCCCGGTGTCGTCGGCATCGAGTGTGGAGTGCTCCAACATGCAGGGCATTCAGACGTCCCAGGGCGGCCCCGTGGGGCAGGCGGGCCAGAGCCACCTGCAGATGGTGCTGCAGGGCGGCGCCCGCGCCGGCTACCAGCCCGCCCCGCCGCATTATCCCTATAACAACCAGGCGCA gAGCGCTGGTATGAGACCGCAGAGCGGAACGAGTGGGGACAGCGAGGTACCGAATGATAAGACACTGTCGGATATTTTGGACGAGGTGATAGAAAATATGCCATATAACGATCGCTCCGCACCTGACGTCAACGTCCTCATGGATCTGGAGAGTAACCGACAAATACGCTCGGATTATGCT GGTGTCAAAGAAAAAAATGACGTTATAAACGCTATAACGCAAAGTCTCATGCAATTCGAAACTGCGACAAAGAGTCCGGTCTCATCGAGCCCGAGCGTCCAGGCGTCGGCCTATCCCGCTCAAAGTCAA TACACGGGGGCGCCACTAAGCGTGTGTCGCGAACAGGGCTCGTGCACGATgagcggcggcgcgggcgcgctgTACGGGCTGGTGGCGCGCAGCGACGCCGACAGCGTGCGCGCGCGCGCCGTGGTCGAGCAGCAGCGCACGCGCCTGCTGCAGATGCAGCGCTCGCAGCAGATGCTCGTCTCCCCCGAG GCGGCAGAGCAACCCCAAGCCGATCTCGGTTCTACAATTAATGCTTTAGTTTCCGCGACGCCGCCTAACGTAGCTCTAAAGCGCACAGACTTCCACAATATATATCATCATACGA aTCAAATGGGGCCGAACTACGGCGCGAATAAAATGCCCTCGTCGCAACAAAACCCCATGCTAAGTCGACAACTC ggcgcgggcggcgcggggggagcgggcggcgcgggcgcgtaCGCGGCGGCGCTGCACACGCCCGTGGCGCCGCAGCCCTACCTGCGAGCGCCGCGTCCCCACCACG GCGTGGGCGGCGTGGGCGGCGTGAGCGCAGGGGGCGGCGTGGGCGGCGTGGGCGGCgtgggcggcgcggcgggcggcggcacGTCGGAGTACGTGCGCAACGAGCTGCGCGCCGTGGTGGGCGCGCGCTCGGCGCGGCCCGACCTGCACGCGCTGCACGCGCCCGAGCTCGACCCGCTGCTCACGTTCGACATGCCCGCTCCTG GTGGCGGTGGTGTGGTGGGGGGTCGAGCGTCATCGGCGTCGGCAAACTCGTGGGAGTCGCAACAGAGCATACCG AGTACTACGGAGGGCTCGGCGGAGGCGGCGGGCGGTGATGAGGCGCCGACGGGCTCGGCTAAGGCGTCGCTGCTGCAGAAGCTGCTGTCGCAGTGA
- the LOC124530785 gene encoding uncharacterized protein LOC124530785 isoform X2, with the protein MLPMVQAEPVLFNCAAHSADGASPTATLPPSLTPDSEVEGLADFFYDIDVAVVNTFSRIESCDLQLGDTWRGMQGKMSVTTPGKKIRKKSSDNKSQSQQNKCDNEKRRRELENEVINQLEELLGTCLAEVKQPDKNGIVQKATRQIEDVLQRRRNCPGDCPQRIVQSLSPVQAGEVSSTQQQPPPSGFQYSELSTLIEAIKHYTGVLGLILMEINSKGEIECVTENIKDLVLAERTELYKKSIFSLLHADDHAKLKPLLRNIQNFSWGSGDSDKFQYIHARLLLKDSNVADGSRFVDTVIHAAPVRSSSTEEAGSVMCVIRRCESAAISNDGGPTIVFRLDCNFNILSCDLSGVENCINSPISLVGVRYLDLVESSDRARVSTHLQEVVGRAGLLVVSEPYRLRIGTDGPRIRVSAQARLFPTVGEPDFIMSTNTVLGDEDVDIHDAGTSRPSLGGPLMTSVANGETSASEPRYRSPMSPGEHQFTINDFDLETWPSSFPMGEMSGEEAKERKESGENNPAAHASPVEAPVEAPAAVHEEPNRLRILLSKKSVLKDLLNQEDDEATSSETSAPHTPHTPHTPHTPHTPHTPLTPASALSPLHSAQAHARPPPHMGQHQPPPHNTHQPTHHNNQLRKILNDKSDEDGEEGRRNSTDSSRGSSQSSALLSQLLSNNNGPSSNGRSQESDMYMDRIAGMKRKFEESKASTSTAKRATPENQQVSSSAAGASGGSGAPTSTASSSANSPATSTGPGMSPLCQKNQILVSLLARQQTTPPTPLPLPNPILRPYPPRARAPPALAHAHQHQHPLHMAQARHPHHTISNILTANIRGNNVNGGAGPVSSASSVECSNMQGIQTSQGGPVGQAGQSHLQMVLQGGARAGYQPAPPHYPYNNQAQSAGMRPQSGTSGDSEVPNDKTLSDILDEVIENMPYNDRSAPDVNVLMDLESNRQIRSDYAGVKEKNDVINAITQSLMQFETATKSPVSSSPSVQASAYPAQSQGSCTMSGGAGALYGLVARSDADSVRARAVVEQQRTRLLQMQRSQQMLVSPEAAEQPQADLGSTINALVSATPPNVALKRTDFHNIYHHTNQMGPNYGANKMPSSQQNPMLSRQLGAGGAGGAGGAGAYAAALHTPVAPQPYLRAPRPHHVGGYYEESDVGVRALCGEFARRMAQGAHPAHPPHPPHPPHPPHPPHPPHPPHTPHASPHDHPLSCVGGVGGVSAGGGVGGVGGVGGAAGGGTSEYVRNELRAVVGARSARPDLHALHAPELDPLLTFDMPAPGGGGVVGGRASSASANSWESQQSIPSTTEGSAEAAGGDEAPTGSAKASLLQKLLSQ; encoded by the exons ATGTTGCCCATGGTGCAGGCGGAACCTGTGCTCTTCAACTGCGCGGCTCACTCGGCCGATGGAGCCTCACCGACGGCCACTCTGCCTCCCTCGCTTACACCGGATTCTGAGGTTGAGGGACtcgcagattttttttatgatatagatgtGGCTGTCGTTAATACGTTTTCAAG AATTGAGTCCTGTGACCTCCAACTGGGAGACACATGGAGGGGGATGCAGGGCAAGATGAGCGTGACCACGCCGGGTAAGAAGATAAGAAAAAAGTCATCAGACAATAAGTCACAATCTCAACA aaacaaGTGTGACAACGAGAAGCGACGGAGAGAGTTGGAAAACGAAGTAATAAATCAACTAGAGGAACTTCTGGGGACTTGTCTTGCTGAAGTAAAGCAACCAGACAAAAACGGCATCGTCCAGAAAGCAACGAGGCAGATCGAGGACGTATTGCAGCGGCGCCGGAACTGCCCTGGCGACTGCCCCCAGCGCATCGTTCAAAGCTTGTCACCTGTGCAAGCTGGTGAAGTTAGTTCCACCCAGCAGCAACCGCCCCCTAGTGGCTTTCAGTATTCCGAGCTGAGCACTCTAATCGAG GCGATAAAGCATTATACCGGCGTCCTGGGTTTAATATTAATGGAAATTAACTCGAAAGGCGAAATTGAGTGTGTGactgaaaatataaaagacCTCGTTCTTGCGGAAAGGACCGAGTtatataagaaatcaatattcTCGCTTTTGCATGCTGACGATCATGCAAAACTAAAACCATTGCTGAGAAATATCCAAAACTTTTCCTGGGGATCGGGCGATTCTGATAAATTCCAATATATCCATGCCCGCCTGCTTTTAAAAGATTCAAATGTTGCCGATGGTTCCAG GTTTGTGGATACTGTGATCCACGCTGCGCCAGTACGCAGCTCGTCCACGGAGGAGGCCGGCTCCGTCATGTGCGTCATTCGGCGCTGTGAGTCGGCCGCTATCTCCAACGACGGCGGACCCACCATCGTTTTCAGATTGGATTGTAACTTTAATATCTTAT CTTGTGATTTGTCCGGAGTGGAAAACTGTATAAATTCTCCTATTTCTCTTGTGGGAGTTCGTTACCTCGATCTCGTTGAGAGTAGTGATCGCGCACGCGTATCGACACATCTTCAGGAAGTAGTAGGTCGGGCCGGTTTGCTCGTGGTGAGCGAACCCTACCGACTACGTATCGGGACCGACGGTCCTCGTATCCGAGTAAGCGCACAGGCTAGACTCTTCCCGACGGTCGGCGAGCCAGACTTCATAATGTCTACGAATACCGTACTCGGCGATGAGGACGTCGATATTCACGACGCGGGAACGTCCCGCCCATCGCTCGGCGGTCCTCTCATGACTTCAGTCGCCAATGGTGAGACATCAGCCTCTGAGCCACGCTATCGCTCCCCTATGAGCCCTGGTGAACATCAATTCACCATCAACGACTTCGACCTCGAAACTTGGCCATCATCTTTTCCGATGGGAGAGATGTCAGGCGAGGAGGCCAAAGAACGGAAGGAAAGCGGCGAAAACAATCCCGCTGCGCATGCGTCGCCAGTCGAAGCGCCAGTCGAAGCGCCGGCGGCCGTACACGAGGAACCAAATCGCCTTCGTATTTTGCTTAGCAAGAAGAGCGTGCTCAAAGATTTACTAAACCAAGAAGACGACGAGGCGACGAGTAGCGAGACCTCGGCCCCGCACACCCCGCACACGCCGCACACGCCGCACACCCCGCACACGCCGCACACGCCGCTCACGCCGGCTTCGGCCTTGTCGCCGCTGCACTCGGCGCAGGCGCACGCGCGGCCGCCGCCGCACATGGGCCAGCACCAGCCGCCGCCCCACAACACCCACCAGCCAACACACCATAACAATCAATTACGCAAG attttaaatgacaaGTCCGACGAGGATGGAGAGGAAGGCAGAAGAAATTCGACGGACAGTTCGCGTGGATCTTCGCAGTCCAGCGCCTTGCTCTCGCAGCTGCTTTCAAATAATAACGGTCCGTCGAGCAACGGACGCTCTCAAGAAAGCGATATGTACATGGACCGAATAGCCGGCATGAAGCGAAAGTTTGAAGAGTCCAAAGCCTCTACGAGCACTGCTAAGAGAGCTACGCCTGAAAATCAACAG GTGTCGTCGAGTGCTGCGGGAGCGAGCGGCGGGTCCGGAGCGCCGACGTCGACGGCGTCGTCGAGTGCCAACAGTCCGGCAACCAGCACGGGCCCCGGCATGAGCCCGCTGTGCCAGAAGAACCAAATCCTCGTGTCGCTGCTGGCGCGGCAGCAGACCACGCCGCCGACGCCGCTGCCGCTGCCCAACCCCATCCTGCGGCCGTACCCCCCGCGCGCGCGCGCCCCGCCCGCGCTCGCCCACGCGCACCAGCACCAGCACCCGCTCCACATGGCGCAGGCTCGCCACCCGCATCACACTATTTCCAATATTCTCACCGCTAA CATTCGTGGAAACAATGTGAATGGAGGCGCGGGCCCGGTGTCGTCGGCATCGAGTGTGGAGTGCTCCAACATGCAGGGCATTCAGACGTCCCAGGGCGGCCCCGTGGGGCAGGCGGGCCAGAGCCACCTGCAGATGGTGCTGCAGGGCGGCGCCCGCGCCGGCTACCAGCCCGCCCCGCCGCATTATCCCTATAACAACCAGGCGCA gAGCGCTGGTATGAGACCGCAGAGCGGAACGAGTGGGGACAGCGAGGTACCGAATGATAAGACACTGTCGGATATTTTGGACGAGGTGATAGAAAATATGCCATATAACGATCGCTCCGCACCTGACGTCAACGTCCTCATGGATCTGGAGAGTAACCGACAAATACGCTCGGATTATGCT GGTGTCAAAGAAAAAAATGACGTTATAAACGCTATAACGCAAAGTCTCATGCAATTCGAAACTGCGACAAAGAGTCCGGTCTCATCGAGCCCGAGCGTCCAGGCGTCGGCCTATCCCGCTCAAAGTCAA GGCTCGTGCACGATgagcggcggcgcgggcgcgctgTACGGGCTGGTGGCGCGCAGCGACGCCGACAGCGTGCGCGCGCGCGCCGTGGTCGAGCAGCAGCGCACGCGCCTGCTGCAGATGCAGCGCTCGCAGCAGATGCTCGTCTCCCCCGAG GCGGCAGAGCAACCCCAAGCCGATCTCGGTTCTACAATTAATGCTTTAGTTTCCGCGACGCCGCCTAACGTAGCTCTAAAGCGCACAGACTTCCACAATATATATCATCATACGA aTCAAATGGGGCCGAACTACGGCGCGAATAAAATGCCCTCGTCGCAACAAAACCCCATGCTAAGTCGACAACTC ggcgcgggcggcgcggggggagcgggcggcgcgggcgcgtaCGCGGCGGCGCTGCACACGCCCGTGGCGCCGCAGCCCTACCTGCGAGCGCCGCGTCCCCACCACG TGGGCGGCTACTATGAGGAGAGCGATGTGGGCGTCCGGGCCCTGTGCGGCGAGTTCGCGCGGCGGATGGCGCAGGGCGCGCACCCCGCGCACCCGCCGCACCCGCCGCATCCGCCTCATCCGCCGCACCCGCCGCACCCGCCGCACCCGCCGCACACGCCGCACGCCTCGCCTCACGACCACCCGCTCTCGT GCGTGGGCGGCGTGGGCGGCGTGAGCGCAGGGGGCGGCGTGGGCGGCGTGGGCGGCgtgggcggcgcggcgggcggcggcacGTCGGAGTACGTGCGCAACGAGCTGCGCGCCGTGGTGGGCGCGCGCTCGGCGCGGCCCGACCTGCACGCGCTGCACGCGCCCGAGCTCGACCCGCTGCTCACGTTCGACATGCCCGCTCCTG GTGGCGGTGGTGTGGTGGGGGGTCGAGCGTCATCGGCGTCGGCAAACTCGTGGGAGTCGCAACAGAGCATACCG AGTACTACGGAGGGCTCGGCGGAGGCGGCGGGCGGTGATGAGGCGCCGACGGGCTCGGCTAAGGCGTCGCTGCTGCAGAAGCTGCTGTCGCAGTGA